The genomic interval TATTAGTGCAGTGATACAAGCGTTCCGGCCGGGCGCCCGATCACCCGCTCATGAGCACTCGTCCACATCCGAGCACCAGGAGGTCACGTGCCTGTCGACGACACCAGACCCATCTGGGTCCAGTTGGTCGAGACCTTCCGCCTGCGCATCGTCTCGGGCCACTGGCCGCCTGGAACCCGCATCCCCTCCGTCCGTGAGCTCGCCTCCGACGCCGGGGTCAACCCCAACACCGTCCAGCGAGCCCTCGCCGAGCTTGACCGCAGCGGCCTCACCAGTGCCGAGCGCACCTCGGGCCGCTTCGTCACCGCCGACCCGCATGTCCTCGACAGGGTCCGGCGCGAGCTCGCCACCGGCTTCACCGACACCTACATCACCGCTCTGACCGGCCTCGGCCTCAGCCTCGAGAGCGCCAACGCCCTCCTGGCGGAGCGCTGGAGCACGCAGGGCGTCCCAGGAGACACACCATGAGCACCCGCACACCAGCACCGGGTACCGGCCTCACCGAGAGATTCCGCACCATCCCACCCGCCTGGGGAGCCGACCCCGCCGCCCCACCCGCCGTCACCGTCCACCACCTGACCCGCGGCTACCGGGGCACCCCCGTCCTGGCCGACCTCACCCTCGAGCTGCCCGCCGGACGCATCGTCGGCCTCATGGGTGCCAACGGCTGCGGCAAGACCACCCTGCTCAAGGTTCTGGCCGGCCTGCTCGCCGACTACGAGGGTGAGGTGACGATCGCCGGTCACACCCCCGGCCCCGAGAGCAAAGCCCTCGTCTCCTTCCTTCCCGACGCCGCCTTCCTTGCCGAGGACCTCACCGCCGAGCGGGCCGTGGCCCAGTTCTCCCGGCTCTTCGCCGACTTCGACGCCGCCAAGGCCCGCGAGCTCATTGGCTTCTTCGGCCTACCCTCCGACCGCACCCTCAAGGCCATGAGCAAGGGCATGGGCGACAAGCTGCGTATCACGCTCGCCATGAGCCGACGCGCCCGCATCTACCTCCTCGACGAGCCACTGTCCGGCGTCGACCCCGCTGCGCGCGACGTCATCCTCGAGGGCGTCCTGCGCGACTTCGACCCCGAGGCCCTCATGCTCATCTCCACCCACCTCATTGCCGACGTCGAGAGCATCGTCGACTCCGTCGTCTTCCTCAAGGACGGCCGCCTCCTGCTGGCCGCCGACGCCGACGAGCTCCGTGAGGCCTCAGGCATGAGCCTCGACGCCCTGTTCAGGAAGGAGTACCGCTCATGATGCGCACCCTGCTCGCCGAGGAGACGCGAACCCTCGGTCCCGTCCACGCCAAAACCATCGGCGTCCTGCTCATCGCCGGCATCGGCGCGCTCGCCGTCGGACTCGTCCCGCACGCCATGGGCGCGGACGCGCCGACCCTCATGGCCGTCACCGGCGCCGCCATCGCCTTCGCCCTGCCCGTCCCCATCATCGCCATCCACACTCTGGCCGAGTACTGGCAGACCATGCACGGCCGACGCGGCTACCTCACCATGAGCCTGCCTGCCCGCGGCCGCGAGATCTTCGGGGCCAAGCTCCTCTACCTCATGGCAGCCGTCATGGTGGCGCTCGCCGTCGCCGTCGGCGGGCTCACCGTCGTCGTCCTCGTCCGCGCCTGGATGAACGACGTGCCGCCCGCCGACGTGTGGGACGGAATCCTCAGCCTGCTCGATCTCATCGGCACCGCCGCGGCGTGGAGCATCGGCGCCGTTGCGGTCGTGCAGCTGCTCAGCTTCCTCGTCATGTGGGTCTCCGTCATGAGCGTTGCTGCCCAGACGCGGTGGAACCACCTCGGCATCGGCGGCGCCGTCATCGGGATGGTCCTGGTCTACCTCGTCTGCCAGGTGCTCTTCGCCGCCGCGATGATGCTGGTGCCCCTCGGCATGGACATGGGTACCGGGGACCTCGTGGCCCGCTCCATGCTGCCCGATCTGCTGAGTGGGGTCGAACCGACGGTCCTGGGGCTCGGCTTCGTGCCGGTCTCCGTCCTGGTGTCCGTCGCCCTCGCGTGGTGGGCCGTGCACGCTCTGGAGCACCACGCCTCCCTGCGCTGAGCTGAGGTGAGCCGACTCAGGTCGCCGTGCGCCGTTCAGCGCACGGTGGCCTGGGCGAGCACCCGTTCGCCGTCGGCCCCGCCGTAGACGACGGCGGACTGGCCCGCCGCCAGGGCGCGCAGCCCCTCGTGCAGCTCAGCGCGCAAGGTCCCGGCCTGCGCATCGACGACGACGTCAGCCGGTACGGCGCGACCGTGGGCGCGCACCTGCACGCTCACGTCGGCCCAGCCCTCGCGGTCGTCGTCGAGGGGCTCGGGTGAGGCCAGCAGGACGAGGCCGTCGGCATCCACGGCCCGGCGGGTGAGCAGCTCCTCGGGGCCGACGACAACCTCGTTGGTGGCCGGACGCGTCTCGATGACGTAGCGGGGGCGGCCGTCCGGGGCCGGGCGGGTCAGGCCCAGGCCTCGGCGCTGGCCCACCGTGAAGCCGAAGTACCCCTCGTGCGACCCCAGGGCCTCGCCGTCGGGGGAGACGAGCGCCCCCTGCTGCACGCCCAGCGAGCGCTGCAGGAAGCCTCGGGTGTCGCCGTCGGCAACGAAGCAGATGTCGTAGGAGTCCGGCTTGTCCGCCACCGGCAGGCCCCGGGCCTGGGCCTCGGCTCGCACCGCCGCCTTGGAGGGCGCGTCACCGAGCGGGAACAGCGCCCGGCTCAGCCCCGTGCGGCCGGAGACCGCGAGCACGTAGGACTGGTCCTTGGCCCGGTCGGCCGCGCGTGAGAGGGCCAGCTCCGAGAGGTCGCCCGGCCGGCCGGCGGCCGCACCCCCCGACAGGCGCGCGTAGTGGCCCGTCGCCACCGCGTCGAAGCCCATCGCCAGGCCCCGCTCGAGCAGGGCGTCGAACTTCACTCGCTCGTTGCAGCGCACGCACGGGTTGGGGGTGCGGCCCGCCCGGTACTCGCTAAGGAAGTCGGCGACCACCCGGTCCTCGAACTCCTCCGACAGGTCCCACACGTAAAAGGGAATCCCGAGGATCTCGG from Actinomyces respiraculi carries:
- a CDS encoding GntR family transcriptional regulator — encoded protein: MPVDDTRPIWVQLVETFRLRIVSGHWPPGTRIPSVRELASDAGVNPNTVQRALAELDRSGLTSAERTSGRFVTADPHVLDRVRRELATGFTDTYITALTGLGLSLESANALLAERWSTQGVPGDTP
- a CDS encoding ABC transporter ATP-binding protein, which encodes MSTRTPAPGTGLTERFRTIPPAWGADPAAPPAVTVHHLTRGYRGTPVLADLTLELPAGRIVGLMGANGCGKTTLLKVLAGLLADYEGEVTIAGHTPGPESKALVSFLPDAAFLAEDLTAERAVAQFSRLFADFDAAKARELIGFFGLPSDRTLKAMSKGMGDKLRITLAMSRRARIYLLDEPLSGVDPAARDVILEGVLRDFDPEALMLISTHLIADVESIVDSVVFLKDGRLLLAADADELREASGMSLDALFRKEYRS
- the mnmA gene encoding tRNA 2-thiouridine(34) synthase MnmA encodes the protein MRVLAALSGGVDSAVAAARACDAGHDVVGVHMALTRNRAATRSGSRGCCSIEDAADARWAAEILGIPFYVWDLSEEFEDRVVADFLSEYRAGRTPNPCVRCNERVKFDALLERGLAMGFDAVATGHYARLSGGAAAGRPGDLSELALSRAADRAKDQSYVLAVSGRTGLSRALFPLGDAPSKAAVRAEAQARGLPVADKPDSYDICFVADGDTRGFLQRSLGVQQGALVSPDGEALGSHEGYFGFTVGQRRGLGLTRPAPDGRPRYVIETRPATNEVVVGPEELLTRRAVDADGLVLLASPEPLDDDREGWADVSVQVRAHGRAVPADVVVDAQAGTLRAELHEGLRALAAGQSAVVYGGADGERVLAQATVR